The sequence below is a genomic window from Paramisgurnus dabryanus chromosome 4, PD_genome_1.1, whole genome shotgun sequence.
CTACACCAATCTCAACAGGCTCATTAGCCAGATCGTCTCCTCGATTACCGCCTCTCTGCGGTTTGACGGCGCCCTGAACGTCGACCTGACGGAATTCCAGACCAACTTGGTGCCCTACCCTCGTATCCACTTCCCGCTGGCCACGTACGCTCCGGTTATCTCTGCTGAGAAGGCCTACCACGAGCAGCTCTCCGTGGCTGAGATCACCAACTCGTGCTTCGAGCCCTGCAACCAGATGGTGAAGTGCGACCCACGCCATGGAAAATACATGGCCTGCTGTTTGCTGTACAGAGGAGACGTGGTTCCGAAAGATGTCAATGTGGCCATCGCCGCCATCAAGACCAAGAGAAGTATCCAGTTTGTAGACTGGTGCCCCACTGGCTTCAAGGTGGGCATCAACTACCAGCCCCCAACCGTGGTACCCGGCGGAGATCTGGCCAAAGTGCAGAGAGCCGTGTGCATGCTTAGCAACACCACAGCCATCGCCGAGGCCTGGGCTCGTCTGGACCACAAATTTGACCTGATGTATGCCAAGAGAGCCTTCGTCCACTGGTATGTTGGTGAGGGCATGGAAGAGGGCGAGTTCTCTGAGGCCAGAGAAGACATGGCAGCTCTGGAGAAGGACTATGAAGAAGTGGGCATTGATTCATTTGAGGATGAGGAGGAAGGTGAAGAATACTAAAGGCAAAATGTGTGCTGTTTTCTGCCAGATTTGGACAGAATAATATgaatgaatatgaataattaagaataaagattttaattattttccTTGTGGTTCTTTGAATTTTCTTTGAGTGTGTATATACAATTCAGTGTTTTAGTTTTTGTTGCTATAAAGCAAAATTTTCAACTACTGAAACATCCCATCTAGACTCCAACCCAAGAACTCCCAGGAAAAAAAGCAgggtaacattttatttaaaggaaaacaccagtttttcaatattttatcatattcttacctcaacttagacaaattattacatgtttttttcaATGCATACACTCAATCTTTacacagcgcgttgtgaatatgtaagcatttagcctagccgcATTCATTCtataggatccaaacagggatgaatttaaaagccaccaaacatttcaattttttccgcctttttaaagactgttacacgagtagttacgagtaagtatggtgacacaaaataaaacgtagcggataaaaaatgagaactatattgtatggtagaagagcacttagtaaaatattgaaaacctgatattttcatttaaaggttttatttacaacatcATTTAATTTCAGGCTTTACAAACAAATACAccacatttataaatgtatataaaatagtttttaattaa
It includes:
- the tuba8l2 gene encoding tubulin, alpha 8 like 2 translates to MRECISVHVGQAGVQMGNTCWELYCLEHGIQPDGQMPDHKPVGCHDDSFTTFFSDTGAGKYVPRAIFVDLEPTVIDEVRTGTYRQLFHPEQLISGKEDAANNYARGHYTIGKEIIDSVLDRIRKLADQCTGLQGFLVFHSFGGGTGSGFTSLLMERLSVDFGKKSKLEFAIYPAPQVSTAVVEPYNSILTTHTTLEHSDCAFMVDNEAIYDICRRNLDIERPSYTNLNRLISQIVSSITASLRFDGALNVDLTEFQTNLVPYPRIHFPLATYAPVISAEKAYHEQLSVAEITNSCFEPCNQMVKCDPRHGKYMACCLLYRGDVVPKDVNVAIAAIKTKRSIQFVDWCPTGFKVGINYQPPTVVPGGDLAKVQRAVCMLSNTTAIAEAWARLDHKFDLMYAKRAFVHWYVGEGMEEGEFSEAREDMAALEKDYEEVGIDSFEDEEEGEEY